GTTTCTCAGGTCCTGACAATATATTAGATGCTGTTAATCTTTGCTCCTTTAACATAGAAACATAACGAGAAAATACTGACTCTGCAATTATATTAGATGCAACCTGTAAATTACAAGCATCTTGCACCATCCAAGATCCTGTGCCTTTACTATCTGCAATATCTAGTACATAATCTACGATATTACAATTATCCATATCTTTTTTTAAAAATATACGACTAGTTATTTCTAATAAATAACTGTTTAATTCTCCTTGATTCCAATGATGAAATATTTCTCCTAAGTTATCATAAGTTACATGAAATACATTTTTCAATAAAAAATATATTTCAGAAATTATTTGCATTTCTCCATATTCTATACCATTATGTACCATTTTTACATAATGTCCAGCACCATTCGGTCCCAAATATGTTACGCACGGTTCATTATCAATGCACGCAGCAATATTTGTTAAAACTTTCTGCACTTTCTTATACGCATGAAATTCCCCTCCAGGCATCAAAGATGGTCCATATAACGCACCACTTTCACCTCCAGAAATCCCGAGACCCATAAAATCTATTCCTTTTTTTAATAATGCAAGACTACGACGCATAGTATCTTTATAAAAAGAATTGCCTCCATCAATTAATACATCTCCTGGGCTTATATATGCAGATAATTCTTTAATAACATTATCAACATATATGCCTGAAGTAATCATTATAAATATAATACGGGGCTTAACCAAAGATAATACAAAATCTTCTATAGAATAAGATGGCAGTATATTTTTATTACAATTATTAGCAATTATTTTATCAGTTCTACTTTTCGATCGATTGTAAATAGCAACATAGTATTCTTTACTTGCAATATTTAGAGCTAAATTACTACCCATCACGCCCATTCCAATAACACCAATGTTTGGTTGTTCTGACATTTTCTCTCCTATTAAACTATATAAAATATTTTATATGTATGAAAATACATAATCTATAATATTAATTCAAAATTCGCGCCGCATTACACATTAATATATCTATGATAACAATCAGTTAAATAATATTATGTTAAAATATAAAACTTTTAATAGAAATATCACGATATACACAGCATGTGTAATACAAAATATATACTTTTTTTACAAAAAAAAAATCAAAATACAATATAATATGTATTAAAACATACTAACAATAAACTCACTCATTGTACATTTATATAATATACACATTTATTTTACTAAATCCATATAGAAAATTAAAAATATACTTTATGATATAATTTAAATATGATTAAATTAAAATTTAATAAATTCTTAAATCATTATCATGACTACTAAAAAAATATTAGTTACTTGCGCTTTACCTTATGCTAATGGTTCATTGCATATTGGACATATATTAGAGCATATTCAAGCAGATATTTGGGTTCGTTATCAGCGCATGCAAGGACATCAAGTATATTTTATTTGTGCAGACGATGCTCATGGTACAGCTATTATGTTAAAAGCCCAAAAACTTAACATAAATCCTGAAAAAATGATTACACAGATACAATTAGAACATGAAAGAGATTGTTACGCCTTTAGCATTAGCTATGATAATTATCACTCTACTCATAGTAAAGAAACACATGAATTATTAAACATGATCTATTTTCGATTAAAAAAAATGGGATTTATTAAGTGTAAATCTGTCTCTCAACTGTATGATTCCGAAAAACAAATGTTTTTGCCTGATCGTTTTGTAAAAGGAACATGCCCAAAATGTACAGCATCAAAACAATATGGAGATAACTGCGAAATATGTGGTACCATATATACTCCATTAGATTTGATACATCCAAAATCAGTGCTATCCAACACAACTCCTATAGTAAAACAATCCAAACACCTATTTTTTGATTTACCAATATTTACAAATATGTTAAAAACATGGATACATTCTAGCGCTTTACAAAAAGAAGTAATCAACAAAATTGAAGAATGGTTTAAATTAGGATTAAAACAATGGAATATTTCTAGAGATGCTCCATACTTTGGCTTTAAGATACCTAACACTACAGACAAATATTTTTATGTTTGGATGGATGCGCCTATAGGATACATGGGTACTTTTAAAAATTTATGTAATAAAAATAATAATATATCTTTTCAGGATTTTTGGCATCCAGACTCTACAACAGAACTGTATCAGTTTATTGGAAAAGATATTATTTACTTCCATTGTTTATTTTGGCCTGCAATTTTACAAGGTAGTAACTTTAGAAAACCAACAAATATCATTGTGCATGGACATGTAACTATAAACGGAGCTAAAATATCAAAATCTAAAGGAACAGTAATTCATATACAAACCTACTTGTCGCATTTACACTCAGATTATCTAAGATACTACTATGCTACAAAACTCTCATCTCGTATTAATGATATAGATTTAAATTTAACTGATTTTACTAACAAAGTAAATGCAGATATTATCAATAAAATATTAAACTTAGCTTCCAGAAACGCTAAATTTATATCTCAATATAATAATGGACAATTATCAAATAAATTAGAAAATCCAGGATTATATGAAAAATTTGCTAATTCTAGACATATGATAGAAGAATTATTTAATAAACGTGATTTTAATGCTGCAATAAAAAAAATTATGAAATTAGCAGATGAAGCTAATCAATATATTGATAAACTCGCTCCTTGGCACATTGCAAACAAAAACAATCAAAAAGATAAAATCTTATCTATTTATTCTATGGGTATTCAACTATTTCGTATTTTAATGATTTATCTGAAACCTGTATTACCCAAATTAGCTAAATATAGTGAAAATTTTCTTAATACTGATTTAACATGGGATAGCATTATGACACCTTTATTAAATCATCGTATTAACCAATTTAATACTGTCTTTTATCGAATTAACTCGAAACAAATTTCATGTATTAAAAATGAATCAAAATTAAATAATGACTAGTAATAAAAATTTACTCATTATAAATAATGTATTATATATAATAAACTTCAATTCCCGTGTTAATAACGTGACATAAACTATGTAGTAATATCATAATTATAGTTATAATGTAACAATACGCAAAATTACAACAATAATAACACTTTAAAAATCTTTTTCTAATAATCTAGAATCTGATTCTGCAAATTAATTTTTATATGTATTTAAAACAATACGATCTATAACACTATTTAATTGCTTTAATATTATAAATATTATAATACTTATTATATAAATAAACCAAAATATATATTTTATATAAAATACACCTATACTATTTCATTTACTGTGTAAAAACATACATCATACAAAACATATAACTTATATATTATATAAACATAGTAGACATATTTTATTTATATGACTAATAATAACATTAACGATAATTCTATACTTTCTATAGATCTCAATGCATAAGTTAAAGATATTGAATATAAATATTATATGTATAAACGATAATATTATATAACTTCATGATGTTTTAACACATCATGTATATTACTTATTGTAATGTACAACTAAATACAAAAATTCTTTACGAGTATTCATACTGTCTTTAAACAATCCTCCTAATTCAGTAGTAGTAACGGTGCTATTAGAATCGTGTATCCCTCTAGCTTTTACACAATAATGCATTGCATCAATAAATATTGCTATACTATCCGTATTTAACAATACCTTTAGGGCTAAAAAAATTTGTTTAGTTAATCGTTCTTGTAACTGTGGTCTTTTAGAAAAAAATTGCACTATCCTGTTAATTTTTGATAAACCAATTATGTTATTCTTAGGAATATAAGAAATAGTTATTGTTCCATCAAAAATAATAAAATGATGTTCACAAATACTAGTAAAATTAATACCCCGCACTGTGATCATATCATGAACTTTCATGACATTTTTAATAATGTTAATTTTAGGAAAATTAGAATAATTTAATCCTGAAAAAATTTCATCGACATACATTGTAGATACACGTTTTGGAGTATTTAATAAACTATCACTTTGTAAATCTAATTTCAGAAGATGTACTATTGACCTCATGTGACTCTCAATAAGATGTTTACGTACACTATAACTAATATTTAAACAAATTATCGGATTTTCTAAACCTTTTTCTAACAACGCATTACGTACTAATAATGCCTCTTGCGTCAAGATAGACATGATCTATTCCTGAAAAACTTAGTGTCTTATATAATATAATTATATTATATTGAAAAATTATAGGAAACTGAGTGTTATATTATTTTATTAATATAAATACATTAACTAATTAATAATAAATTTTACATTGCTCTATTAAATAATATAAAAAGTTCATTTACTATATACAACATAATAAATAATATTTTTTATAAAAAAACTATATTAAGCACAACTTATGCTCTATATAACAAAATTAATACAAATTTTGTATGCCTCTACATACATTAGAAACACAACAAAAGAGAAGACTCTTATTACTTGTATTTTTCGTGCCCACATGACACACCATATTTTTAATAAAAACTATTTAAATAATTGTATATTAATTATGTTAAATACAATATTTCAGTATCATTATAAATTTACAAAATATTTTAAACATTAAGCATATGTATATTAAATTTAATTTCTTTATTTAAAAATACACATAATATTATATACACAAATATACAAATTAAAACCAAGAAATATTATCAAATAATAATATTTACAAACCAAATATTTATAGATATATTATTTAATAAAATTCAATATAATGAATAACTAAAATGCGTTTAAACATCAATTATATTAATAATTAATATATCTAAATAATAGATTATTATTAATATTCAACAATTAAAATAAATAAAATCATGGTATTAAATAATGTTAACAATTAATGCAATTTCTAGAATTGATATCAAAAAAAGTGCAACCAGAAAATTACGTACACAACACAAATGTCCTGGTGTTATATACAGTAAAAAAAATAAAGAAAATTCATCATGTATTTCGCTAAATCAAAATGATTTATTACGACCAGATATTGCTAATATATTACGTAAAAATAATATCCTGCAATTATCGATTAATAATAAAGCATCTATTACAGTAAGAATTCAAGATATTCAATATCATCCTTTTAAATTAAAAATAATTCATATTGACTTTACTATAATCTAATATTATATAATTATATTTTCATACATAAATTTTAAAAACAAACTTCTATATGAATATTGTTGCTATTAACATAAATAAACATACATCTTGTATGATGATACAATTTTTATGAAAAAATAAAATTTTTCAATTCTATTAAATTAATTTAAATATTAAAATGAGCAATATTGTCTAGTTTTTTAATATTTTATTTCTTTTGAAATATAGAATATTAAAAATTTCTACTCTAAACTATAATAAATATACTACGGCATGTAGCGCAGTTTGGTAGCGCACCGTCATGGGGTGTCGGAGGTCGGAGGTTCAAATCCTCTCATGCCGAAAAATTTTTTAAAAATCTACAAAACTACACAACAGTATGCATTAAAATACATAAATAATGTTATTAATATTTATGACGCTCTAATGCTAAATCTATTAATTTTGTAATCAATTCCCGAACACTTAAACCAGTAGCTTCCCATAGTTTAGGATACATACTATTCTGAGTAAATCCAGGTACAGTATTGATCTCATTAATAAAAATCTTATTTTCAGGAGTTAAAAACATATCTACCCGAGCCATTCCAGTGCAATGGAACAACCTGACAGCACATAAAACAACTTCTGTTATAACACCTTTTATTATATTATCAACAGCAGCAGGTATTTTAATTTGAACAACATTATCTAAATACTTATGACAATAAGTATAAGTATCTCCTTCTGGTAATATAATTTCACCAAATACACTAATTTCTAAGTTATCATTACCCAATACCGCACATTCTAATTCTCTTCCATAAATCGCTTGCTCTACTAATATTTTATTACTAAAAGAAAAAGCATAAAGTACTGCTTGATGAAAACTTTTATCACTAAAAACTTTTTGCACTCCTATCGAAGAACCTTGATTCGCAGGCTTTACAAATAATGGTAAACCAAACAAATTTACAAGATCTGCAAAATTTATATCATCTTGATGATTACTATAAAACGTTCTAAACGGGGCAACTAATAAACCAGAATCACGCAATAAACATTTAGTTATATTTTTATCCATACACACAGAAGAGGCTAAAATATCAGATCCAACATAAGGTACATTCATTATACGTAATAAACCCTGTAAAGCTCCATCTTCTCCTGGGCTTCCATGTACCACAGGAAAAAAAACATCACATTCTACTGATAAATAATTAATATTATTGCAACTCAATGCCAATTTATGCAATTTTTTTTGCAAAACAATTGAAACACATGTGTCATCTTGTTGACACTCTAATAAATCCTCAAAATTTATATCTCTTAAATACCAACACCCTTTCTTGTCTATTAATAATATCACTACTTTAAATATATTAATATCAATAGATTGAGCAATATAAATTGCTGATCTTAAAGATATTTCATATTCAAAAGAAAAACCACCGCAAATAATACCAACACATAACTTCTTTTTTTTTAAAATATGCATTTTAATAACATATATTTATCTAATGTGTTATAAAATACGAATTTAATATAAAACAGGCAAAGACCAAATATCATAGTTGGTCTGTACCCGTGTTATATACAACATACACAAAATTTTTTAGTGCAATTATTATGTATTTTATATTATTCTATAATAATATAGAAGAACTAAAACACATATGCTATACCTAAAGCAATAACATTATCAGTACTAATGTTTGCTGCACGAGAAAAATCACTTCTACTTAATAAATTAAGCCTATAATCTATAGTGGTACAAACATTTTTATTAAAAACAAATCCAGTTCCAAACGTAATGCTTCTTTTTAAGAACTCACCATATCCGCTATTATCCATATCACTAGATTTAGAATGAACATAAGATATAGAAGGACGTAATCCAAAACCAAATTGGTATTGTGCTACTAACTCAACATTTTTCGCTTTATTAGCAAAACCACAAACACTGTCTGGGTTTAAAACATCAGAAAAATTGCCAAATGGAGTCATATTAAAAGTCTCACCATAAGTAGCTGCAACATACATACCCTTTCTATCATATTTGACTCCTAAATTATATGCTTCAATATTATCACTATATCTGTTGTTAGAATCTAAACTGATCTGAGACGCAAGACGTTTACTGTTATTATAAGCTACAGCTATAGACAATCCATTATCCAATGAATAAGATGCTGATACTCCATATCCCTCTCCATTAGCAGTTTTTACAGTACGACCAGTGTAATGATTAACATTATTCTTGCCTTGATACTGCAAAGCAACATCTAACCCATTAACATAACCAAAAAGATTTTTATTACGATATGTTACTACATTGGAACTACGACCAGATAAAAAATTATCTGAAATAGATATATCACCGCCAAATCCTGGCACTACATCGGTCCAAGCTCCTACATCATATAATACCCCATAATTTCTGCCGTAATCAATGCTTCCAAAATTCCCAAAATGTATTCCTGCATAACCAAGCAATATTCTATTACTATTACTCATATTAGTTCTTTCCACACCTCGCAAAGCAATTTCATGCTCCCAAACACCAAACCCAATAATGCTGTCGTTCACATATGTTTTACCAGAAAATCCATATCGTACAAATGAATTATCTCCGTCTTTCACGCAATCTTTAGAAAAATAATGCCCTCCCACAATAGTACCAAACATACTTAATGTATTTCCATCTTTTTCATAAATCTCAGCAGCTCCGGCTGTACTTGCCATAACTATAGTAGCAATCAGGCTAGTAAGACACCGTAATTTCATATTAATACCTCAATCTATATAGTAAAAATAATATTATTAAAATTTAACATTTAAATACTGAAATAAATGTAAAATCTCATTTTTATTAAAAATATACAATTCTGATACTTATCATACATAAACCATTATTAAATAATAATATATGACCTTATTACACCATTAAACTTTTAACACACTAACTATCTATATTAAATATATATATACATTAAAAATACACACATGCATATATATTAATATAATTTTTTTAAATCCCTTACCGACAATAATAAAAATCCGTTATATAAGTACTGTCTCCACCAATTTATATTGCTATATATTGTAGCATATATAATGTTTTGGATTCATAATATGAATAATGAATCTTTTTAAAATAAGATACCTATATAATATAATTACAATATAAATTGCACTCCATAATCACATTGCATAAACACATATAATATAATTTTCCACGATTAATTTATTATTAATACCTATAATATTATATATATAACCTGAAAACTATTTCAATATATGCAAGATAATATCAGTTGAATTTCTAAAAAATATCAATTTTTATAAAATTAAAAAATTATAGTTTGTATTTTCAGTATAACTGAAAACTTAATTTATACAAAACCATTTTCACTTTCTACAGACTCAACAACGCGCTGTAACCCAACTACATGTTCATTATAATCAGTGCGAATTAACATCACCCCTTGGGTATTGCGACGAATAATATTAACTTCTGACACGCGTGTACGCACTAATCTACCTAAATCAGTAATCATCACTATTTGATCTGATTGATTAACTTGCACTGCACCTATTACATTACCATTTCTTTCAGTAACCTTAATAGAAATTACACCCTGAGTAGCACGTGATTTAATTGGATATTCTGCTTGTTTAGTACGTTTTCCAAAACCATTCTGTGTTACAGTCAGAATAGAACTCTTATTTTTTGGTATAATTAAAGATACTACACGATCACCCTTCAATAAATGGATACCCCTTACTCCAATGGCTGAACGACGCATACTACGAACTTCTGTTTCTTTAAACCGCACAACTTTTCCATATGCAGTAAACAACATAACTTCATCTGAACCACTTGTAATATCTGCTCCAATTAATTCATCGCCATCATTAAGATTTAAAGCAATAATTCCAACATTCCTCGGACGACTAAAATCAACCAACGGAGTTTTCTTCACTATTCCACTACTAGTCGCCATAAATACCTGATAACCTATAGTATAATGCTGAATTGGTAATATTGCAGTAATTCTTTCATTTACATCTAAAGGTAATAAATTAATAATTGGCTTCCCTCTAGAGCCCCGACTCGCTTCAGGTAATCTATAAACTTTCATCCAATATATACGCCCATAATTAGAAAATAATAACACAGTATCATGAGTATTAGCTATTAATAAACTGGTAACAAAATCCTCTTCTTTAATACGTGTTGCTAATTTTCCCTTTCCTCCTCTTTTTTGAGCTTCATAATCTTGTAATGGTTGATATTTAACATAACCCTGATAAGATAAAGTGACCACTACATCCTTTTGATTAATTAAATTTTCTATTTCAATACTTTCAATATTATTTCTAATTTCAGTCAAACGAACACTATTATACTCTTTTTTTATAAATAATAATTCAGCTTTAATTATATCCATAAGCCGATTTGGATTCTTTAAAATGTTAAGTAAATCTTCTATCTTTTCCAGCAAATTATTATATTCTTTCAATAATTTTTCATTTTCTAGTGTAGTCAATTTTTGTAATTTTAAATCTAAAATAGCTTGAATTTGATTTTGAGTAAAATAATATTGATTATTATGAATAGTATTACTAAATTCTATCCATTCAGAACAAATAACATTAAAAGAAGTGGATCTCCTCATATTTAAGACATCACCCAATCTCCAAGATTCAGATTTCAAAATAGAACTTGCTGCCATAAAATTATCAGATTTACGAACTAATTCAATAACAGAATCAATATTAAATAAAGCAACCGTTAACCCTTCCAAAATATGAACACGAGCACGAGCCTTTTTTAATTCAAACATAACGCGTCGTGTTATTACAGAGCGACGATGAGATACAAAAGCAGATAAAACATCTTTTAAAGACATTACTTTTGGTTGACCTTGATATAAAGCTACCATATTAATACCAAAAGAAATTTGTAATGACGTTAAAGAATATAAATTATTTAATACTACTTCACTAATAGCATCACGTTTAATTTCAATAACTATACGCATGCCATCTTTATCAGATTCATCACGTAAATTGTGTATACCGTCAAGACGTTTTGCCTTTATTAATTCAACAATCTTCTCTAATAAACGAGACTTATTTACTTGATAAGGGATCTCATATATCACAATAGATTCTCGGCTGCTTTTTACATCAGTCTCAATTTCTGCACGCGCGCGAATATAAATTTTACCACGACCAATACTATATGCATCTTTCAGTCCGCTACTATCATTGATAATAGCAGCAGTAGGAAAATCTGGACCAGGAATATATTTCATTAACTCTTCAATTGAAATGTCTTGATTATCTATAAAAGCCAAACATCCATTAATTACTTCAGATAAATTATGAGGAGGAATATTAGTGGCCATACCTACAGCAATTCCAGACGCACCATTAATCAGAAGATTCGGAATTCTAGCTGGCAATACTACTGGAACCTGTTCAGTTCCGTCGTAATTTAACTCGTAATCAACAGTATTTTGATCTAAATCTAATAACAATTCATTTGCTATTTTCGACATACGTATTTCAGTATAACGCATAGCAGCTGCTGGATCTCCATCCACTGACCCAAAGTTTCCTTGACCATCTATTAATACATAACGCATTAAAAATGGCTGAGCCATACGTACAATAGTTTCGTATACAGCCGCATCTCCATGCGGATGATATTTACCAATAACATCACCTACAACCCTAGCAGATTTTTTGTAATTTTTATTCCAATAATTATTCAAAATCTTCATAGCAAATAAAACACGACGATGCACAGGTTTTAATCCATCTCGTACATCTGGTAATGCACGCCCAATAATAACCGACATAGCATAATCTAAATAAGAGCGTTTTAGTTCTTCCTCTACATCAATTGATATGATTTCTTTAGCAAAATCACTCATATACTTATATCCTCTAGTTCTATTATATTTCAAATATATGTCATATATTTGAAACTATTTATTTAGTCATAATTCAATCAGATGAACAATTCGATCTTATCTAATTCTATGGATATCTATATAAAGAATATATAAAATATTTTATATCATATTTATATATTCAATAATTATCAATAGTTTATATACCTTGATAAATATCAAAACAATTGATTTTTTTAAATTTAAAGTATACTTATATGAAAATACGATATTTACGAAATTTACAAAAATGCAAAAAAATATAAATTATAAAGAAATTAAAAAATTTGACAAAACTGCATCTCAATGGTGGAATATCTCTGGTCCGTTTAAAACATTACATCAAATAAATTCAACACGATTCCATTATATTGCTAAATGCAGTAATGGATTATTTGGTAAAAAAATATTAGATGTAGGATGCGGAGGGGGAATTTTAACAGAAAAACTCGCAAAATCAGGCGCAAAGGTTACTGGATTAGATATAAGCGCTACCACCTTAGAAATAGCAAAAACGCATGCTTTACATCAAGAATTAAATATCTTGTACTTACAAGAAACAATAGAAGATCATTCATCACACAATGTCAATACTTATGATGTAGTAACATGCATGGAAGTATTAGAACATGTACCAAACCCTCAATCAATTATCAATGCTTGTGCTAAAATCATTAAAAAAGGTGGTTCTGTATTTTTCTCTACACTAAATCGCACTATTAAATCATGGTTGCTAGTTATAATAATCTCTGAGTATTTATTAAACTTACTACCAAAGGGCACTCATAATTTCAATAAATTCATTACTCCCGCTGAATTACTAACATGGATAGATGCAACAACATTAGAAGAACAAAACATCATAGGTTTATACTATAACCCTTTAACTAAAAAATGTATACTAACGAGAAACATTAATACAAATTATATACTACACACTCAACGTAAAAAATAAATACCTTTATACAAAACAAAAACGTTTCATAAAAATCTATTTATTACAATAATGAATAAATTATATTATAATTATCTTTAAATAAATTTAAACATCTGTTGTTGTTATTACACTAATTATAGATATTGTTTATTGACTATAATGATATATAAACTGTACTATGCTCGGTTATATTCAACAACATAAATAAAATACATCAAATTATGTTATGTAATTACAACTTTCAAAATAAATCAAATGTGATTTTGTTACAAAAACATATATTTTGCGTTTAAACATATATAAAACAATATCTTATAAAAGATAAGATAATTCTGTTTATTAAATTAAAAATAAAGAAAATGTCATGATCATTTTATTTATAAATTAAATATTTTATGCGATAACTTATTCATTATAAAATTATAATAACTAATATTATTATTACATTATAAACAGGTATAAAACCATATGCACCAAACTTTACTAGTTACTAAACGTAATGGACAACAAGAACCTATTAATCTTGAAAAGATTCATAAAGTTATAAACTGGGCTGCACAAGGCCTCGAAAAAATTTCTGTTTCACAAGTAGAATTACGTTCTCATATACAATTTTATAATGGAATAAAAACTGCTGATATTCAAGAAACTATTATAAAAGCAGCAGCAGATTTAATTTCTGAGGAAGAACCAGATTATCAATACTTAGCAGCACGGTTAGCAGTATTTCATTTACGTAAAAAAGCTTACGGTGAATTTGAACCTCCAAAACTTTATGATCATGTGTTACGATTAGTGAAAATTGGTAAATATGACAAAAAACTACTAGATGATTATAATGAAAAGGAATTTATACAAATGAACACATTTATCGATCATTGGAGAGACATGAATTTTTCTTACGCCGCTATAAAACAATTAGAAGGAAAATATTTAGTACAAAATAGAATAACTGGAGAAATTTACGAAAGTGCTCAATTCCTATATATTCTAACCGCAGCATGTCTATTCTCTAAATACCCAAAAAAAACTAGAATGAATTATGTTAAACAATTTTATGACGCAATTTCAACTTTTAAGATATCTTTAGCAACACCTATCATGTCGGGAGTACG
This sequence is a window from Candidatus Blochmannia ocreatus. Protein-coding genes within it:
- the gndA gene encoding NADP-dependent phosphogluconate dehydrogenase → MSEQPNIGVIGMGVMGSNLALNIASKEYYVAIYNRSKSRTDKIIANNCNKNILPSYSIEDFVLSLVKPRIIFIMITSGIYVDNVIKELSAYISPGDVLIDGGNSFYKDTMRRSLALLKKGIDFMGLGISGGESGALYGPSLMPGGEFHAYKKVQKVLTNIAACIDNEPCVTYLGPNGAGHYVKMVHNGIEYGEMQIISEIYFLLKNVFHVTYDNLGEIFHHWNQGELNSYLLEITSRIFLKKDMDNCNIVDYVLDIADSKGTGSWMVQDACNLQVASNIIAESVFSRYVSMLKEQRLTASNILSGPEKQKISPELRLLYIEKARKALYLGKIILYAQAFHQLAIASNKYNWNLNFKKIAKIFRAGCIIRSKFLQRIIDIYSQNPDINNLMLAPYCTTIINNYQNMLREIVIFGIKNGIAMPALSAVISYYDSYRSKVLPANLIQAQRDCFGAHTYARSDRPGVFHTCWLK
- the metG gene encoding methionine--tRNA ligase; the encoded protein is MIMTTKKILVTCALPYANGSLHIGHILEHIQADIWVRYQRMQGHQVYFICADDAHGTAIMLKAQKLNINPEKMITQIQLEHERDCYAFSISYDNYHSTHSKETHELLNMIYFRLKKMGFIKCKSVSQLYDSEKQMFLPDRFVKGTCPKCTASKQYGDNCEICGTIYTPLDLIHPKSVLSNTTPIVKQSKHLFFDLPIFTNMLKTWIHSSALQKEVINKIEEWFKLGLKQWNISRDAPYFGFKIPNTTDKYFYVWMDAPIGYMGTFKNLCNKNNNISFQDFWHPDSTTELYQFIGKDIIYFHCLFWPAILQGSNFRKPTNIIVHGHVTINGAKISKSKGTVIHIQTYLSHLHSDYLRYYYATKLSSRINDIDLNLTDFTNKVNADIINKILNLASRNAKFISQYNNGQLSNKLENPGLYEKFANSRHMIEELFNKRDFNAAIKKIMKLADEANQYIDKLAPWHIANKNNQKDKILSIYSMGIQLFRILMIYLKPVLPKLAKYSENFLNTDLTWDSIMTPLLNHRINQFNTVFYRINSKQISCIKNESKLNND
- the folE gene encoding GTP cyclohydrolase I FolE; amino-acid sequence: MSILTQEALLVRNALLEKGLENPIICLNISYSVRKHLIESHMRSIVHLLKLDLQSDSLLNTPKRVSTMYVDEIFSGLNYSNFPKINIIKNVMKVHDMITVRGINFTSICEHHFIIFDGTITISYIPKNNIIGLSKINRIVQFFSKRPQLQERLTKQIFLALKVLLNTDSIAIFIDAMHYCVKARGIHDSNSTVTTTELGGLFKDSMNTRKEFLYLVVHYNK
- the rplY gene encoding 50S ribosomal protein L25; the protein is MLTINAISRIDIKKSATRKLRTQHKCPGVIYSKKNKENSSCISLNQNDLLRPDIANILRKNNILQLSINNKASITVRIQDIQYHPFKLKIIHIDFTII
- a CDS encoding D-alanine--D-alanine ligase family protein, with protein sequence MHILKKKKLCVGIICGGFSFEYEISLRSAIYIAQSIDINIFKVVILLIDKKGCWYLRDINFEDLLECQQDDTCVSIVLQKKLHKLALSCNNINYLSVECDVFFPVVHGSPGEDGALQGLLRIMNVPYVGSDILASSVCMDKNITKCLLRDSGLLVAPFRTFYSNHQDDINFADLVNLFGLPLFVKPANQGSSIGVQKVFSDKSFHQAVLYAFSFSNKILVEQAIYGRELECAVLGNDNLEISVFGEIILPEGDTYTYCHKYLDNVVQIKIPAAVDNIIKGVITEVVLCAVRLFHCTGMARVDMFLTPENKIFINEINTVPGFTQNSMYPKLWEATGLSVRELITKLIDLALERHKY
- a CDS encoding porin; translated protein: MKLRCLTSLIATIVMASTAGAAEIYEKDGNTLSMFGTIVGGHYFSKDCVKDGDNSFVRYGFSGKTYVNDSIIGFGVWEHEIALRGVERTNMSNSNRILLGYAGIHFGNFGSIDYGRNYGVLYDVGAWTDVVPGFGGDISISDNFLSGRSSNVVTYRNKNLFGYVNGLDVALQYQGKNNVNHYTGRTVKTANGEGYGVSASYSLDNGLSIAVAYNNSKRLASQISLDSNNRYSDNIEAYNLGVKYDRKGMYVAATYGETFNMTPFGNFSDVLNPDSVCGFANKAKNVELVAQYQFGFGLRPSISYVHSKSSDMDNSGYGEFLKRSITFGTGFVFNKNVCTTIDYRLNLLSRSDFSRAANISTDNVIALGIAYVF